From Nocardioides faecalis:
CTTCACCGACCCGGCCACCGTGTGGGGCAACATCACCCAGAACACCTCCGCCGACGTCGACGCCATCGTGTCGGGCCACACCCACCTCGCCTACAACTGCTCGTTCCCCGTGACCGAGTGGCAGCAGGACGGGCGCGCGGTCACCGAGCGTCCGGTGGTCTCGGCCGGGCAGTACGGCCAGAACCTCAACAAGCTGGTCTTCACCTACGCCGGCGACGACGAGCTGGTCGCGGTCTCGCAGGACATCGTGGGCATCGCGGGCACCGGCTTCGAGGTCGACGGCGCGGTCACGCCGATCGTCGACGCCGCGGTCGTGGAGGCCGAGGAGCGCGGCAAGGTCGTGATCGGGGAGATCGAGGCCCCGTTCAACCGCGCGAAGCTGGCCAACGGCACCACCGAGAACCGTGGCGGGGAGTCCACGCTGGGCAACCTCGTCGCCGAGGTCCAGCGTTGGGCGACGGAGAAGCCGGAGTCCGGCTCGGCGCAGATCGCCTTCATGAACCCCGGCGGCCTGCGCCAGGACATGACCGGCACCGTCGACGGTGACGCCCGCGCGCTCACCTACAAGCAGGCGGCCGTGGTCCAGCCGTTCGCCAACACCCTGGTGAACATGGACCTCACCGGGGCCCAGATCGAGACGGTGCTCGAGCAGCAGTGGCAGCGCACCACCGCCGGTGCCGTGCCGTCGCGCCCGTTCCTGCGGCTCGGGGTCTCCGAGGGCTTCACCTACACCTACACCGAGACGCCGGAGACCGTCGGCGGCACGGCGACGTTCACGGGTGAGATCACCGGGATGTGGCTCGACGGCGTGCCGATCGACCCGGCGGCGACGTACTCGGTGACGGTGAACTCCTTCCTGGCCTCCGGTGGCGACAACTTCCACGAGCTCGCCAAGGGCTCCGGTCCCGCCGACACCGGCAAGTCGGACCTGCAGGCGATGGTCGACTACATGAAGGCCACGACCGAGACGGCCCCGCTGCCGGTCGACGCCAGCCAGCGGGCGGTGGGGATCAACCTTCCCGCCGGTGCACCGTCGGTCTACGGCCCCGGCGACGTGGTCGCGTTCGACGTCTCCTCGTGGACGATGTCGACCGCCGACGACGCCAAGGACAGCGAGATCCAGGTCCGGCTCGGCGACACCACGCTCGGCACCGTCGCGGTCGACAACACCATCGGCACCGCCGTCTACGACCAGTACGGCAAGGCCTCGGTGAGCATCACCCTGCCGGCCACGCTGCCCGCCGACGCCACCCTGCGGCTGGTGGGCGCCACCACCGGTACCGAGATCCAGGTGCCCATCGCCCTCGCCGCCGCCGCGGAGCCCGAGGTGGTCAACACCGCGCCGCCGACGATCGTGGGCACCGCCCAGGTCGGCCGGACCCTGCGGGCTGTCGACGGCACCTGGAACCCGGCGCCGACGGCCCTGGCCCGGCAGTGGTACGCCGACGGCAAGCCGATCGCCGGCGCCACCGGCACCCTGTTCCGCCCCACCGCGGCGCAGGCAGGCAAGCGGATCACGGTGACGGTCACGGCCACCCTGGCCGGCCACACCAACGGGACGGCGACCTCGGCGCCCACCGCGAAGGTGGCCAAGGGCAAGGTCAGCGTCAGGGTCAAGGCCTCGCCGAAGGCGCTCAAGGTCCGCCGTACCAAGGCGACGGTCCGCGTCACCGTGCGCAACGCCTACGGCGTGCCCGTCACGGGCACGGTGACCATCAAGGCCGCCGGCCAGAAGGCCCGCAAGGTCAAGCTCAAGAACGGCAAGGCCACGATCCGGCTCAAGGCGTTCGGCAGCACGGGCCGCAAGAAGGTGACGGTGACCTACAACGGCAGCGCCGCACTGGACCGGGCCAAGGAGCGCATCACCGTGCGCGTCCGTCGCTGACCTGACGGCGGCGGCGCACACAACCGGGCCGGCGGGGTGGACGACCACCCCGCCGGCCCGTGCTTCGCTCGTTGCTCCACCCGACTTGAGCGGGGTTGCAAGGATCGGGGCGTGCAGACAGAGGCTGAGAAGATCGTCGACCTGCTCACCGACCTCGACGCGACGGTGGGCACCGCCGAGTCGTTGACCGGCGGCCGGCTCGCCGCGGCGCTCACCCAGGCGCCCGGGAGCTCGGCGGTCTTCGCCGGCGGCGTGGTCAGCTACCACACCCGGGTCAAGGTGGAGGTGCTCGGCGTCGCCGAGGAGACCACCGAGACCGACGGCGTCGTGTCGGAGTCGTGCGCGCGACAGATGGCCGACGGGGTGCGGCGGGTGCTCGGGACGACGTACGGCATCAGCACCACCGGTGTGGCCGGTCCCGACACCCAGGAGGGCAAGGCGGTGGGCACCGTCTTCGTCGGCGCCGCAGGGCCGGAGGGCACGAAGGTGGAGGAGCTGGCGCTCGACGGGGACCGCGACGAGATCCAGCGCGCCAGCGTCGAGGCCGCCCTGTCTGCACTGCAGGAGATGATCTCCTCGGCCGGTCGGTCTCCGGAAGATTCGACGCTCCGGTAGCGTTGGGCCCAGGCATCGGTGGACTCGCCGCTGACCGCACGACGAGAGGAGATCGAGATGGTGCTCTTCCGCCGCTCACTCGGTGACATCCTGCGCAGCAGGCGCACCGAGCTCGGTCTCACCCTGCGCGAGGTCTCCGGCTCCGCCCGGGTCAGTCTCGGCTACATCTCGGAGATCGAGCGCGGCCAGAAGGAAGCCTCCTCGGAGCTGCTGTCCTCCCTGTGCGACGCGCTCGAGATGCCGCTGTCCGACGTGCTGCGCGAGGTCGCCGACGCGGTGGCCCTCGAGGAGGCCGCGCTGCTCGGCCCCGTGCCCACGCCGATCGCTCCGCGGCGCGCCGGCGAGGTCGTGGCCTCCGCCGCCTGACGCCCAGTCTCGGGCGCCCCGGCGGACGCTGGGTGAGCAGAGCGACCCGTCCGCAATGTGGCGTCGACGGCGTCCACCGGCGCACGTCTCCGGTACGGTGCTGACCGCCCGGGACAGGCGCGGGCGCTGAGGAGTCCCCTTGTCGTTCGCAGCACCCCTCTTCCTGTGGTACTTCCTGCCCGCAGTGCTGCTGGCCCACTGGATCCTTCCGGTCCGGTTCCGCAACGCGATCATCGCCGTCTTCTCGATCGCGTTCTACGCGGTCGGCGGCAAGGAGTTCGTGCTGCTCCTGCTGACGATGATGGTGGTCAACTACGCCGCCGGCCTGGCCATCGGCCGGGCGCGCGCCGCTGACCGCACCCGAGGGCTGACGTCACCGAAGGGGATCCTGGTCGCCACCGTCGCCGGCGACCTCGCGGTGCTCGCGATCTGGAAGTACCTCGGCTTCGCCAGCGTCGCGATCGACCAGCTCGGCCGTGCTCTCGGCGGCTCGGGCTCGCCCGTCATCGAGCTGGCGCTGCCGATCGGGATCAGCTTCTTCACCTTCCACCACCTCTCCTACGTCGTCGACGTCTACCGCGGGACCCGGACGCCGATGCGCAACCCGCTCACGTTCGCGACGTACATCGCGATGTTCCCCCAGCTCATCGCCGGACCGATCGTGCGCTACCACGAGATCGCCGACCAGCTGCGCAACCAGCACCACGACCGGTGGGGCGACTTCGTCGAGGGGTTCCCGCGGTTCGCCTGGGGGTTGTTCAAGAAGGTCGTCATCGCCGACTCCCTCGCCACCGTCGCCGACACCGCGTTCGCGACGAGCGACCCGACCTTCACCACCGCCTGGGTGGGCGCGCTGGCCTACACCGGCCAGATCTACTTCGACTTCTCCGGCTACTCCGACATGGCCATCGGCCTGGGCATGATGTTCGGCCTGCGGCTGCCCGAGAACTTCCGGCGCCCCTACTCCGCGGACTCGGTCACCGACTTCTGGCGGCGCTGGCACATGTCGCTGTCGCGCTGGTTCCGCGACTACCTCTACATCCCGCTCGGCGGGAACCGGGGCGGGCGGACCGCGACCTACCGCAACCTCAGCATCGTGTTCCTGGCGACCGGCCTGTGGCACGGCGCGGCCTGGACGTTCGTGCTGTGGGGGGCCTACCACGGCGCCCTGCTGATCTTCGAGCGCGCCACCGGCCTGGCGAAGGTGGAGGGCTACGTCGTGGTGCGCCGGGCCGTCACCTTCGTGCTCGTGGTGTTCGGATGGGTGCTCTTCCGCGCCGCCGACCTCGACGAGTTCACCAAGATGGCGGGCGCGATGCTCGTGCCCGACGGCCTGACGCTGCCCGCGCTGGGCCTGGCCCCGGAGCTGCTGACCAGCACGGCGCCGCACGAGTGGGTGCTGCTGGCCGTGGTGCCGATGCTCGTGCTGCTGCCGGGGACGTTCGTGATGGGCCGCGTCATCGACGGCCTCGACGGCACCTCCCCGCGCCGGCAGCTGACGGCCCGCCTGGTGGCGCTGTGCTCCTCGCCGTACGCCGCCCTGGCGGCCGTGGCCGGCGGTTTCAGTCCCTTCCTCTACTTCCAGTTCTGACGGGGTGCTCATGCGGTTGTACCGAGCGGTGGCCGGAGTCGTCGCGCTGCTCTTCGTCTTCGGTCCGCTGCTGGCGCTGGCCTCGGGCGTGCGCCCGACCGCGTTCGAGAACAGGCCGCTGGCCGCGGCCCCCGACCCCGCGGCCGGCTGGCGGGCGCTCGACGCGCTGGCGCCGTGGGCCTCCGACCACCTTCCGGGACGTGAGCAGGCCGTGCGTGCGCAGGCGTGGGTGGACTACCACGTCCTGCGCACCCTGCCGCGCACCGTGCGGGGCGGGCCCACCGGTGACGGAGCGGGACCCTCGACCCCCACGGTGCTGCGCGGCTCCGACGGCGTCCTCTATCTCGGCGAGGAGTTCGACAAGGCCTGCGCCGACCGCGGCCGGTTCCGGGCCGGCCTCAAGCGGCTCGCACGCACCGCACGCCTGATCGAGAGCTCCGGGCGGCGCGTGGTGTTCTTCGTCGGTCCCAACAAGTCCGCGGTCGACGCCGCCCACCTGCCCCGGTTCCTGCCCTCGGCGGAGTGCACGCGCCAGGCGCTCGCCGAGCAGAACCGGGTCCTCGACACGTTCGAGGACCCGCGGTACCTCTCCGTGCGCCGCGAGCTCGCCGACCTCGCCGCTGCGGGGGAGCAGCCCTACTGGCGCACCGACACGCACTGGAGCACCGTCGGGTCCGCGGTCCTCGCCGAGCGTCTCGCCGAACGGCTCTCGCCGCGGCTCGCCTCGCGGCTCACCCTCGTCAAGGGCACCCGGGCCAGGACCGGCGACCTCACGCTGCTCGCCGGGCTCGACTTCGAGGAGCGCTCCCCGACCGCCGATGTCGCCACCGGCGCGCAGGTCCGGGAGGCGCCGGGCAGCGAGGCGTTCGACGAGACCAAGTCGGTGTACGGCGAGCACCGCTGGACGAGTGTGCCGCGCACCGGTCTGGTCCGCGGGCGCACCACCATCGTCGGCGACTCGTTCGTCTACTTCGGCCTCGGCAACCTGCGCCCGCTGTTCGCCACCGGCGAGTTCCTCTGGGTCGGGCGACCGGCGACCGTGCCGCAGATCATCGAGCGCATCCTCGCCTCCGACACCGTCGTGCTGGAGACGGTGCAGCGGGCGCTCACCACCTCCGTGCTCGGGGAGCGCAGCTTCCACCGGCAGCTGAAGCGGGCGCTGGCCGCCGAGAAGTGAGGGCAGCGGGCGACGGATGCGCCCGCTGCCCTCAGCGGTTCTCGATCAGCGGCTGGTCAGCGGCTGTTGATCAGCGGCCGGCCATCGCCTGGAGCCGGGCGATGCGGTCGCCCATCGGCGGGTGCGTGGAGAACATCCGCTGCACGTCCGCGGCGCGGAACGGGTTGGCGATCATCATGTGGCTGGCGTTCTGCAGCTGCGGGGTCGGCGCCAGCGGAGCGCGGGCCGTGCCCTGCTCCAGCTTCGCCAGCGCGGAGGCCAGCGCCAGCGGGTCACCGGTGAGCCGGGCGCCGTCCTCGTCGGCGTCGTACTCGCGGGTGCGGCTGATCGCCATCTGGATGATGCCGGCCGCGAACGGCGCGAGGAGCGCGGTGCCGATCATCACCAGCGGGTTGGGGCGGTTCTCGCTGTTGCCGCCGAAGATCGACGTGAACGCCAGGAACTGCGCCACCGAGCTGATCACGCCGGCGAGTGCCGCGGCGACCGAGCCGGTGAGGATGTCGCGGTTGTAGACGTGCATCAGCTCGTGGCCGAGCACCCCGCGCAGCTCCCGCTCATCGAGCAGGCCGAGGATCCCCTCGGTGCAGCAGACGGCGGCGTTCTGCGGGTTGCGGCCGGTGGCGAACGCGTTGGGCGCTTGGGTGGGGGAGACGTAGAGCCGAGGCATCGGCTGGTTCGCGCGCTGCGACAGCTCGCGCACGATCCGGTACATCGCCGGCTGCTGGGCCTCGCTGACCGGGTAGGCACGCATCGCCTTGATGGCGAGCTTGTCGGAGTTCCAGTAGCCGTACGCGGTCGTGGCGACGCCGATGAGGGCGAAGATCCAGATGAACGCGGCGCTGCCGGTGGCACCCGCGATCAGCCCTCCGACGGCGAGCAGCAGCGCGAAGATCGCGCCGAACAGACCTGCGGTCTTCAGTCCGTTGTGGTGGCGGTGCATGTCAGGTAAACGAAATTTGACCGCAGTCTCGTTCCCGCCGTGGGAGAGATCGCCGTCACGAAACGCCCCGGACCCCCTCGACGGAGGCCGCCGGCGCCTGGGGCTGGCAGTGCGGGCACCAGTACGTCGTCCGCTCCCGGCCCGGCTCGCCCACCTGGCCCGCGACGATGATCGTGCCGCAGCGCAGGCACGCGTCGCGCTGACGCCGGTAGACCCACACCGGGCTGCGACGGTCCCCGGTCGTCACCGGGCGACCGGCGCGCAACGCCGCCTGCAGCATCCGGCGGGTCCGGGCGAGGTAGCGCGCCGGGTCCCGCAGCGCGGAGACCGGCGCCAGCGGGCAGGTGCCGTCGACGAAGCAGGACTCGGCCAGCCAGATGGTGCCGATGCCCGCCACCACCCGCTGGTCCAACAGCGCCTCGCCGAGCACCCGGTCCGGGTCGGCGGTGAGCCGGGCCAGCGCCTCCGCCGCGTCGTCGGCGCTCCACGCCCCGAGCAGGTCGGGGCCGAGGTGGCCGAGCACGTCCTGCTCCTCGGCGGTGGGGAAGAGCTCGACCAGGCCCAGGCGCAGGCCCACGGCGACCGCCTTCGCGCTGCGCAGCACCACGCGGGCATCCGCGGCCGGTCCCGGCGCCCGGGCACCGGCCGGGGCGGTGCGCCAGCTGCCCTCCATCTTCAGGTGCGTGTGCAGCGTCAGCTCCTGCCCGTCCGCCGTGCGCAGCCGGGTGAGCAGGTGCTTGCCGTGGGTGTCGGTGCGCAGCACCTCCGCACCGCGCAGGTCGGTGGCGGCCAGCTGCGGCACCCGGAAGTCGGTCGCGGTCAGCACGCTGCCGCGCAGCGCCCGGTCGAGCCGGTCCGCGGTGCGTCGTACGGCGTCGCCCTCGGGCACCTGGCTCAGCTCCTGATCCGCAGGCCGCGGGGGGTGGCCACGAACCCGGCCCCGGCCAGCGCGTCCCGCAGCGCCGATCCGCTGCCCAGCAGCGCGGTGCCGTCGGCCTTCTCCACGGTGAGCTGGCCCAGGCCGCCGTGCCGCACGGTGGCCGAGAGCGCCTCCGCGGCGGGGGCGAGCACCTCGGGGTCCTCGCTC
This genomic window contains:
- a CDS encoding CinA family protein, encoding MQTEAEKIVDLLTDLDATVGTAESLTGGRLAAALTQAPGSSAVFAGGVVSYHTRVKVEVLGVAEETTETDGVVSESCARQMADGVRRVLGTTYGISTTGVAGPDTQEGKAVGTVFVGAAGPEGTKVEELALDGDRDEIQRASVEAALSALQEMISSAGRSPEDSTLR
- a CDS encoding helix-turn-helix domain-containing protein, with the protein product MVLFRRSLGDILRSRRTELGLTLREVSGSARVSLGYISEIERGQKEASSELLSSLCDALEMPLSDVLREVADAVALEEAALLGPVPTPIAPRRAGEVVASAA
- a CDS encoding MBOAT family O-acyltransferase; the encoded protein is MSFAAPLFLWYFLPAVLLAHWILPVRFRNAIIAVFSIAFYAVGGKEFVLLLLTMMVVNYAAGLAIGRARAADRTRGLTSPKGILVATVAGDLAVLAIWKYLGFASVAIDQLGRALGGSGSPVIELALPIGISFFTFHHLSYVVDVYRGTRTPMRNPLTFATYIAMFPQLIAGPIVRYHEIADQLRNQHHDRWGDFVEGFPRFAWGLFKKVVIADSLATVADTAFATSDPTFTTAWVGALAYTGQIYFDFSGYSDMAIGLGMMFGLRLPENFRRPYSADSVTDFWRRWHMSLSRWFRDYLYIPLGGNRGGRTATYRNLSIVFLATGLWHGAAWTFVLWGAYHGALLIFERATGLAKVEGYVVVRRAVTFVLVVFGWVLFRAADLDEFTKMAGAMLVPDGLTLPALGLAPELLTSTAPHEWVLLAVVPMLVLLPGTFVMGRVIDGLDGTSPRRQLTARLVALCSSPYAALAAVAGGFSPFLYFQF
- a CDS encoding alginate O-acetyltransferase AlgX-related protein; the encoded protein is MRLYRAVAGVVALLFVFGPLLALASGVRPTAFENRPLAAAPDPAAGWRALDALAPWASDHLPGREQAVRAQAWVDYHVLRTLPRTVRGGPTGDGAGPSTPTVLRGSDGVLYLGEEFDKACADRGRFRAGLKRLARTARLIESSGRRVVFFVGPNKSAVDAAHLPRFLPSAECTRQALAEQNRVLDTFEDPRYLSVRRELADLAAAGEQPYWRTDTHWSTVGSAVLAERLAERLSPRLASRLTLVKGTRARTGDLTLLAGLDFEERSPTADVATGAQVREAPGSEAFDETKSVYGEHRWTSVPRTGLVRGRTTIVGDSFVYFGLGNLRPLFATGEFLWVGRPATVPQIIERILASDTVVLETVQRALTTSVLGERSFHRQLKRALAAEK
- the htpX gene encoding zinc metalloprotease HtpX; the protein is MHRHHNGLKTAGLFGAIFALLLAVGGLIAGATGSAAFIWIFALIGVATTAYGYWNSDKLAIKAMRAYPVSEAQQPAMYRIVRELSQRANQPMPRLYVSPTQAPNAFATGRNPQNAAVCCTEGILGLLDERELRGVLGHELMHVYNRDILTGSVAAALAGVISSVAQFLAFTSIFGGNSENRPNPLVMIGTALLAPFAAGIIQMAISRTREYDADEDGARLTGDPLALASALAKLEQGTARAPLAPTPQLQNASHMMIANPFRAADVQRMFSTHPPMGDRIARLQAMAGR
- a CDS encoding DNA-formamidopyrimidine glycosylase family protein; its protein translation is MPEGDAVRRTADRLDRALRGSVLTATDFRVPQLAATDLRGAEVLRTDTHGKHLLTRLRTADGQELTLHTHLKMEGSWRTAPAGARAPGPAADARVVLRSAKAVAVGLRLGLVELFPTAEEQDVLGHLGPDLLGAWSADDAAEALARLTADPDRVLGEALLDQRVVAGIGTIWLAESCFVDGTCPLAPVSALRDPARYLARTRRMLQAALRAGRPVTTGDRRSPVWVYRRQRDACLRCGTIIVAGQVGEPGRERTTYWCPHCQPQAPAASVEGVRGVS